The following proteins are encoded in a genomic region of Romeriopsis navalis LEGE 11480:
- a CDS encoding photosystem II reaction center protein T: MESVAYILILTLAIGVLFFAIAFREPPRIGK; this comes from the coding sequence ATGGAAAGCGTTGCATACATTCTGATTTTGACTTTGGCGATCGGCGTGCTGTTCTTTGCGATCGCATTTCGTGAGCCACCGCGGATCGGTAAATAG
- a CDS encoding GNAT family N-acetyltransferase has product METALDNMSLDNRAPRLPAAVVEIRPATRADLGVLAVLLVQEFQLYPVGHKWLIPVVSLGIQWDMQQRLSATRYVCLVAVNATQEIVGTVEVGYRAAPPWQLDQTPYAYLSNLAVRSQMRQQGIAKQLIAASERSVQRWHGQDIYLHVIAHNYAARQLYLQAGYAIHQVSHEWMTWLGASPRLFLHKRLSATAGKSEAER; this is encoded by the coding sequence ATGGAGACAGCTTTAGACAATATGTCTTTGGATAATCGAGCACCGCGCTTACCCGCGGCGGTGGTGGAAATTCGGCCCGCGACTCGAGCGGATTTAGGCGTGTTGGCTGTACTTTTAGTTCAGGAATTTCAGCTTTATCCCGTTGGTCATAAATGGCTGATTCCCGTTGTGAGTTTGGGGATCCAATGGGATATGCAGCAGCGATTATCGGCAACCCGATATGTCTGTTTAGTTGCTGTGAATGCGACCCAAGAGATTGTTGGGACGGTCGAGGTGGGCTATCGTGCGGCCCCACCATGGCAGTTGGATCAAACGCCCTACGCCTATCTTTCGAATTTAGCTGTGCGATCGCAGATGCGACAGCAGGGGATTGCCAAGCAGTTAATTGCCGCGAGTGAACGATCGGTGCAACGGTGGCACGGTCAGGATATTTATCTTCACGTGATTGCGCATAATTATGCGGCCCGCCAACTTTACTTGCAGGCGGGTTACGCGATTCACCAGGTTAGTCATGAATGGATGACATGGCTCGGAGCGTCGCCTCGTTTGTTTTTACATAAGCGCCTCAGTGCGACCGCTGGAAAAAGTGAAGCAGAAAGATGA